In Pseudomonas putida, a genomic segment contains:
- a CDS encoding LuxR C-terminal-related transcriptional regulator, translating to MLSTATAHAHVWEDLTDREGQTLALLTAGYSNKQIARELGISDGTVKIYVRNLLRKFRLSSRLELATRIHSTGSAWRVSEQRPLHSESAPGADHAPNPFMQGLLDDLPGLIYRGGNDRAWSMDYVSAGCLALTGYPADYLAGGTASRSFGSLILEEYADYIWYCVQCALLKREPYQLEYRIRCAGGQIKRVWETGVGMYTRSGEVIGVEGAIFERRTG from the coding sequence ATGCTTTCAACCGCAACGGCACACGCCCATGTCTGGGAGGACCTGACCGACCGCGAAGGCCAGACCCTGGCCCTGCTGACAGCCGGCTACAGCAACAAGCAGATCGCCCGCGAGCTGGGCATCAGCGACGGCACGGTGAAGATCTACGTACGCAACCTGCTGCGCAAGTTTCGCCTCAGCTCGCGCCTGGAGCTGGCTACCCGAATCCATAGCACGGGGTCTGCCTGGCGTGTGAGCGAACAGCGGCCGCTGCACAGCGAAAGCGCGCCCGGGGCCGACCACGCACCGAATCCGTTCATGCAGGGGCTGCTGGATGACCTGCCCGGGCTGATCTACCGAGGTGGCAACGACCGGGCCTGGTCGATGGACTATGTCAGCGCAGGCTGCCTGGCCCTGACGGGTTACCCCGCCGATTACCTGGCAGGGGGCACGGCATCGCGCAGCTTCGGCTCGCTGATCCTCGAAGAATATGCCGACTACATCTGGTACTGCGTGCAATGCGCGCTGCTCAAGCGCGAGCCGTATCAGCTCGAGTACCGCATCCGCTGCGCGGGCGGGCAGATCAAGCGGGTGTGGGAAACCGGCGTGGGCATGTACACCCGCTCGGGTGAGGTGATCGGCGTGGAAGGGGCGATATTCGAGCGCCGCACCGGTTAG
- a CDS encoding dimethylamine monooxygenase subunit DmmA family protein: MSSVAPYPPTSVPLYPVAEPYPPTPHYLLVTQDDAVETLQRLVVELSDTRIDHLQLSGITDPSALQQALSERLAHACVGLRLVLEGDEAFVWSLHALARKAGMQPDEIRIVRRPDGCRQVFCVHCANCQATRLAGPIACAHCGVVLEVRQHFSRRLGAYLGVCADPDQPRREPRP, encoded by the coding sequence ATGTCCAGCGTCGCTCCCTACCCACCCACCAGCGTGCCGCTTTACCCCGTAGCAGAGCCCTATCCGCCAACCCCGCATTACCTTCTGGTCACCCAGGACGACGCGGTCGAAACCCTGCAGCGCTTGGTGGTAGAACTGAGCGATACCCGCATCGATCACCTACAGCTGAGCGGCATTACCGACCCAAGCGCACTGCAGCAGGCGTTGAGCGAGCGCTTGGCGCACGCATGCGTTGGCCTTCGCCTGGTCCTGGAAGGTGACGAAGCGTTCGTCTGGTCGCTGCATGCCCTGGCGCGCAAGGCGGGAATGCAGCCCGACGAGATCCGCATCGTCAGGCGCCCTGACGGCTGCCGACAGGTGTTCTGCGTGCACTGCGCAAACTGCCAGGCAACTCGCCTCGCCGGGCCGATAGCATGTGCCCACTGCGGGGTGGTACTGGAGGTGCGCCAGCACTTCTCGCGGCGGCTAGGCGCCTATCTGGGCGTGTGCGCCGACCCCGACCAGCCGCGTCGGGAGCCACGACCATGA
- a CDS encoding heme-dependent oxidative N-demethylase family protein, which translates to MSLTFTPKQTFRDDFTFRNSPAAIARFPFPFPEDQYLYSVNLEPAVPRDPGSVFEHLFDVDEHYLSEMAERAQVLERDPQRCLVMPHMAQATWDTLELLMTRLAQDYPTVFRLSRQGAAWHWQNLALGIDQHFTFGEPESLPCEPLEYITRQVQGDFALLDQRDNDLFMDAGMVTCPADWSLRFDAGMSFKQWHSPVPMAHQLGVFDRALKYLLNLQVAQPVRRLNWTLTINPRLDTSPETFHEWGSERGTVTASNAGERVHLRVELQLMLRLARSNAVLFGIRTYLIRLDELATQRAWAQRLHRVIRDLPDPIADYKGITRYRQALIEWLRPFDCSA; encoded by the coding sequence ATGTCCCTGACCTTCACGCCGAAGCAAACCTTCCGCGACGACTTCACGTTCCGTAACAGCCCGGCCGCCATCGCCCGCTTTCCGTTCCCCTTCCCGGAGGACCAGTACCTGTACTCGGTCAACCTGGAACCTGCTGTGCCCCGCGACCCGGGCTCGGTGTTCGAGCACCTGTTCGACGTCGATGAACACTATCTCTCGGAAATGGCCGAGCGGGCGCAGGTGCTGGAACGCGACCCGCAACGCTGCCTGGTGATGCCGCACATGGCCCAAGCCACCTGGGACACCCTGGAGCTGCTGATGACACGCCTAGCGCAAGACTACCCCACGGTGTTCCGCCTGTCCCGCCAGGGCGCTGCCTGGCACTGGCAGAACCTGGCATTGGGCATCGACCAGCATTTCACCTTTGGCGAGCCCGAAAGCCTGCCCTGCGAACCGCTGGAGTACATCACCCGACAGGTACAGGGCGACTTCGCCCTGCTCGACCAGCGCGACAACGACCTGTTCATGGATGCGGGCATGGTCACCTGCCCCGCCGACTGGTCGCTGCGTTTCGACGCCGGCATGAGCTTCAAGCAGTGGCACTCGCCGGTCCCCATGGCCCACCAGTTGGGGGTATTCGACCGAGCCCTGAAGTACCTGCTCAACCTCCAGGTCGCGCAGCCCGTGCGCCGCCTGAACTGGACCCTGACCATCAATCCCCGGCTCGACACCTCGCCGGAAACCTTCCACGAATGGGGCAGCGAGCGCGGTACGGTCACCGCCAGCAATGCCGGCGAACGGGTCCACCTGCGCGTGGAGCTGCAATTGATGCTGCGCCTGGCGCGCTCCAATGCCGTGCTGTTCGGCATTCGCACCTACCTGATCAGACTCGACGAACTGGCCACCCAGCGCGCCTGGGCGCAACGCCTGCACCGGGTGATCCGCGACCTCCCCGACCCCATCGCCGACTACAAGGGCATCACCCGCTACCGCCAGGCTCTCATCGAATGGCTACGCCCGTTCGACTGCAGCGCCTGA